In bacterium, the DNA window TCGGCCCTTTTGCACCGGGGTCCCACCCACCGTCTTTATGGTTTGTGGAAAGAAGGGAAGATCGCGCCATGCGTCTCCCAGGCCATGCTGGAGGAATATGTCCGGGTCCTCCACTACCCCAAATTCGGGCTTTCGGACCTGGAAGTCGCGGGGATACTGAAGGACCACCTCCTTCCCTGGATCGAAAAGACCGAAGAACACAAAGGACGATTGGCCCATCCCCCCTCGGACCGTTTTGACGAACCCTTCCTTCGCGCCGCTCTGGCGGCCCATGCCAAATGCCTCGTCAGCGGGGATCCCCACCTGACCGCTTTGAACGGGCGTTACCCTTTTCCGATCCTGTCCCCTTCCGATCTCCTGAACCGTTATTTCCGGGGGTAGCCAATGGGCCTTGCCATTGGCACCACCAAGGCTTGTCGATCGGCTGGTGGCCTCTCGACAGGTTGGCCAATGGGCCGGTCCGGTGATCCATTTTCGGAAAGTCGTGGGGATCGACCCGGGCGGCGACGGCCGATGCCCGCCTGAGAATTAAGGAAAAGAAGGGGCCGAATCGGGGATAATGCCGGGGTCGGTTCGAACTTCATCAAGGAGCGGTCATGCTCAAAAAGAAAAGGCCGATGGTGGAGCGGCGCAAGAAGGAACGGCGCAAGGGGGACCAAAGGTTCCCGGGCCGGTTGATCGACAGGAAGCCCGGAGCCCCGCGAAAAGGGGACCGGCGACAAAAGGATCGGAGAAAGTCTTGAAA includes these proteins:
- a CDS encoding putative toxin-antitoxin system toxin component, PIN family; the encoded protein is MKVVLDTNVVVSALLHRGPTHRLYGLWKEGKIAPCVSQAMLEEYVRVLHYPKFGLSDLEVAGILKDHLLPWIEKTEEHKGRLAHPPSDRFDEPFLRAALAAHAKCLVSGDPHLTALNGRYPFPILSPSDLLNRYFRG